Proteins encoded together in one Peribacillus asahii window:
- the rpsD gene encoding 30S ribosomal protein S4: protein MARYTGPSWKLSRRLGISLTGTGKELEKRPYAPGQHGPNQRKKISEYGLQLQEKQKLRHMYGVTERQFRNLFDRAGKLQGKHGENFMILLESRLDNVVYRLGLARTRRAARQLVNHGHILVDGKRVDIPSYKVVPGQTIAVREKSRNAVVIKEAVEVNNFVPDFLTFDADKLEGTFTRLPERSELPAEINESLIVEFYSR from the coding sequence ATGGCTCGTTATACAGGTCCAAGCTGGAAATTATCTCGTCGTTTAGGAATTTCCTTAACAGGTACTGGTAAAGAATTAGAAAAACGCCCTTACGCTCCAGGACAACACGGTCCTAACCAACGTAAAAAAATCTCTGAATATGGTTTACAATTACAAGAAAAACAAAAACTTCGTCATATGTACGGAGTAACTGAGCGTCAATTCCGTAACCTATTCGATAGAGCTGGTAAGCTTCAAGGTAAACACGGTGAAAACTTCATGATTCTTCTTGAATCACGTCTTGACAACGTAGTATACCGTCTTGGTTTAGCTCGTACTCGTCGTGCGGCTCGCCAACTTGTAAACCACGGACACATTCTTGTAGATGGTAAACGCGTTGATATCCCATCTTACAAAGTTGTTCCTGGTCAAACAATTGCTGTTCGTGAAAAATCACGTAATGCAGTTGTTATCAAAGAAGCAGTTGAAGTGAATAACTTCGTACCTGATTTCTTAACGTTTGATGCAGACAAATTAGAAGGTACTTTCACTCGTTTACCAGAGCGTTCTGAATTACCTGCTGAAATTAACGAATCTCTTATCGTTGAGTTCTACTCTCGTTAA
- the tyrS gene encoding tyrosine--tRNA ligase translates to MDLLQDLKWRGIMYQQTDEEGMKELLENEKISLYCGVDPTADSMHIGHLLPFLTLRRFQQHGHRPLVLVGGATGLIGDPSGKKEERSLQTLEKVLHNARCLQGQLQSIFSFEGENGAVMVNNYDWIGKIDVVTFLRDYGKYIGVNYMLAKDTVASRLETGISFTEFAYTILQGLDFNHLYDNYNCKLQIGGSDQWGNITTGLEMIRKAHDEETKAFGMTIPLVTKADGTKFGKTEGGAIWLDPEKTTPYEFYQFWINTADADVVKYLKYFTFLSHEAIEELAQAVENEPHLRKAQKALAEEMTRLIHGQEALDQAIKISAALFSGEVKNLSAAEIKVGFKDVPSYVRESQEEISLVDLIVEAKISPSKRQAREDIQNGAISINGEKITDLAYVVTEVDKIEGEFMLIRRGKKKYTLVR, encoded by the coding sequence ATGGATTTATTACAAGATCTCAAGTGGAGAGGAATTATGTACCAACAAACAGATGAAGAAGGGATGAAAGAGCTGTTAGAGAACGAGAAAATCTCTCTATACTGTGGAGTTGATCCGACGGCTGATAGTATGCATATTGGGCATTTATTACCATTTTTGACATTGCGTCGCTTTCAACAACATGGTCATCGTCCGCTTGTATTAGTCGGCGGAGCAACTGGTCTAATTGGTGACCCGAGTGGGAAGAAGGAAGAGCGTTCGCTGCAAACACTAGAAAAAGTGTTACATAATGCTCGTTGTTTACAAGGCCAACTCCAAAGTATCTTCAGTTTTGAAGGGGAAAATGGAGCGGTGATGGTCAATAACTATGACTGGATTGGCAAAATTGATGTGGTGACATTCCTTCGTGATTACGGGAAGTACATCGGGGTGAACTATATGCTTGCGAAAGATACAGTTGCGTCTCGCCTTGAAACAGGGATTTCATTCACAGAATTTGCATACACGATTTTACAAGGACTAGATTTTAATCATCTGTATGATAATTATAATTGTAAACTACAAATTGGCGGCAGTGACCAATGGGGGAATATTACAACAGGTTTAGAAATGATTCGTAAAGCACATGATGAAGAGACTAAAGCTTTTGGAATGACTATTCCGCTTGTAACAAAAGCAGATGGAACAAAGTTTGGTAAAACAGAAGGGGGAGCAATCTGGTTAGACCCGGAAAAAACAACTCCTTATGAGTTCTACCAATTTTGGATTAACACAGCCGATGCAGATGTCGTGAAATATTTAAAATACTTCACATTCTTATCTCATGAAGCGATTGAAGAATTAGCACAAGCAGTTGAAAACGAGCCGCATTTACGTAAAGCACAAAAAGCGTTAGCGGAAGAAATGACACGTTTAATTCATGGTCAAGAAGCGTTGGACCAAGCGATTAAAATTTCTGCTGCATTATTTAGTGGAGAGGTAAAGAACTTAAGTGCAGCTGAAATTAAAGTCGGTTTTAAAGATGTCCCAAGCTATGTGCGTGAAAGTCAGGAAGAAATTAGCCTTGTTGATTTAATCGTGGAAGCAAAAATTTCGCCTTCGAAACGTCAGGCACGTGAAGATATTCAAAATGGCGCAATCTCTATTAATGGAGAGAAGATAACGGACTTAGCGTATGTAGTGACAGAAGTGGATAAAATCGAAGGAGAGTTTATGCTCATTCGTCGAGGGAAGAAGAAATATACGTTAGTAAGATAA